The following nucleotide sequence is from Cardinium endosymbiont of Culicoides punctatus.
GAGAGGTCTTTATCTTACTTAATCACTTTAAGTATCTACTCATTTTAGAAGCCCATGGTCCCTTTTCAATTTCTGCTATGCGTGGATCTTTTGAATCCATGTCACATTATGTACCAAATGTTAATCAATATTAAGAAAAAAGTTTGATATACCTGGGAAGTTACGAAGAAATGAACATCATAATTTAGTGCACTACCAAAACCAAATGTTGCAAATTCAACTAGGTAAGAATAATATGTTCCGGACTTAATATAGGTAACCCATTTAGTTTACAAAATACTTGTGCCAAGACTGCAACATCCTGCATACAATATTTTGTAATGGTTTCCATATCATTTTTTGTGTAATAGTAACTATTGACTTCACTTCCTTCCATAATTTCTTTACTAGATACTATACCAAAGATCGTAGCCATAAGATGTAAAGAAGTAAAACTCTTGCGATCTCCAAATTTCCACATTTCCATGGTATCTAGATGGGGAACCTCCCAAGGCTTTTTACCACCCATGTTAAGTACTCCTGGTATAGCGATATTATTTATAATCATCCTTCTACACAAATAAGGAAAATCAAATTCTTTTCCATTATGTGCACAAAGCTGTAAATGCTGTTCTGTAAATTGTTCTAGAATAGATTTAAAATTTTCCAATAATTCTTTTTCATTGTGGCTTTGTAACCCCTTAATCCGCAATTCGGTTTCTCCCTTTTCATTATTGGTGAAATACCCTAGAGCAATGACAATGACCTTTCCAAACTCTGCATAAATAGCTGCTTCATTAAAAAAAGAGCATGCAGGATCTACCTGTTCCGTAGAACGAGCATGTAATGCATAAGATTTTTTATCCCAAAGTAACCGCATTGCTTCTGGTAATGCTTCATAACTTTCTGTACACGAAACCGTTTCTATGTCAAGAAAGAGAATTTTTTTAGTAAATTGGTTATTGCTTTTTTGATACATCTGTTAATTTAATATATCTTGTATCGTTTACTAGTAAATAACTGTACGAACAGGCGTTTCTCCTATTTGGAATTGTAAAGTACAATAAAAAAATGCAAATGTCTGTATCATCATCTACCAATTTAGTATTGGATAATTTAAGTCCCAAAGATTTTATTATCATTAAAGGTGCGAGAATGCATAATCTCAAAAATTTGAGTGTTGCCATTCCACGAAATCAATTTGTAGTTGTGACAGGGCTATCTGGCTCTGGTAAATCATCTCTAATCTTTGATACCCTTTTTGTCGAAGCACAACGCATGTATATAGAGAGTTTAAGCTCCTATGCACGGCAATTTTTAGGAAAACTAGAAAAACCAGCTGTGGATTCCATTTTAGGAGTATCCCCTGCAGTATCCATTCAGCAAGCTGTTAACAATAAAAACCCACGTTCTACAGTAGGCACAGTTACAGAACTTTGCGACTATCTACATTTACTTTATGCCCGCATTGGAACAACCTATTCTCCTATAAGTGGCCAGAAAGTTAGCAAAGACAGTGTGTCGGATGTAGTAGATTATATCAATCAGCATGAAGATGGCACAAAGATCTTGATTCTATATCCCATGGTGGCCTTAAAAAGCAAACAAGATTTATTAAAGAAATTAAGGGTAGAGCAAGGAAAAGGATTTACCAGAGTTATACAGGGAGAAAAGATCTTTGATATAGAAGAATTACTAGAAGAAAAAACAAAGCTGGTATTAAGCAAGCCCATATATGGACTAGTAGACCGTATTATGGTTAAAAAAAATGATCAAGACAATCAATATAGGATAGCAGATTCGGTCCAAGTTGCTTTTTTTGAAGGTATGGGTAGCGCTATTGTAGATGTCGTTGGAGTAGAAAAGAAAACTTTTTCGGATCGCTTTGAGCTAGATGGCATAACGTTTGAACAACCTACTACCCACTTTTTTAGCTTTAATACCCCCCATGGCGCCTGTAAAACCTGTGAAGGTCTAGGAGAAGTGATAGGTCTGGATGAACGAAAAATCATACCCAATCCTGCACTTTCTGTTGCAGCAGGAGCTATAGCACCTTGGAATAGCCCTACCATGCGAAAATGGCTGAATCCACTTATAAACCAAAAAATAAAGCTGAACTTTCCTATCCATACACCTTATGAACAACTCAGTCCATCTCATAAAGAAATTTTGTGGGAGGGGAGAGGTGATTTCGCAGGCCTTTATCGTTTTTTTAATTTTTTCGATTCCCAATCCCACAAAATACAGTACCGTGTGCTATCCGCTCGCTATCGCGGTAGGATCTTGTGTCCCTCTTGCAGAGGTACTCGGGTGCGTTCAGATGCCCAGTATGTCAAAATCAATGATCGTTCGATTATAGATTTACTATTGATACCTATAGATCAATTAATACCATTTTTTGATGCATTATCGCTTACAGCAAGAGAGCAACAAGTTGTAGAACAGGTTTTAGGGGAAATTAAAGATCGGTTGCATTACCTAATGCAAGTAGGCGTAGGTTATCTAACCTTAAGTAGGCCTATCACTACACTGTCTGGAGGAGAATACCAACGCATTAAGTTGGCTACAGCACTAGGTAGTCCACTTTTTGGCACCATTTATATTTTAGATGAACCTACCATTGGGCTACATCCCCGTGATACCGAAAGATTGGTAGAGATACTGTTGAATTTAAAACATCAAGGCAATACCGTTATTGTAGTAGAGCATGAGCCTTTAGTTATGCATGCAGCCGATACACTTATTGAAATAGGCCCTGAGGCTGGCACTCATGGTGGCAACCTTATTTTTCAAGGTACTGTACAAGCGTTGATGCAGGGCAATACAACACATACCGCACGCTACTTAACTGGAGTGGCATCGATTGCTCTTCCGACACAGAGGCGTTCTGCAAAAAAAAAGTTGCTTATAAAGCATGCAACCATACATAACCTTAAACAGGTTACAGTAGAAATTCCGCTCAACACATTAACAGTTGTTACAGGCGTAAGTGGATCAGGCAAGTCTTCTTTAATTCAAGAAGTGCTATATCCAGCACTGGAAGAATATTTCGAAAGAAGAGTGGTGCATCCAGGCACACAAACTTTTGAGTATACCAATGCAGTCTTGGCTGGCGACCTCTATGGCATTCAGTCTGTAAAATTGGTTAGCCAAAATCCATTAGGGAAATCCTCTCGTTCCAACTTAGCCACCTATATGGGTATGTATGATTTTATTCGGGACATCTTTGCCAAGACAGATTTAGCCCGTGAACGTCGATACCATCCAGGTCATTTTTCCTTTAATTCAGACAAGGGTCAGTGCGTAGATTGTGGTGGTGAAGGTGAACAACGCATAGAAATGCAATTTATGGCTGACATTTATCTACCTTGTGAAACCTGTAAAGGAAGTCGCTTTAAGCCTGAAATACTCGAAGTAACCTATGTCGGCAAGCATGTAGCGGAAGTCCTAAGCATGACGGTAGATGATGCTTTAGAATTTTTTGCAGACCATACGTCCATTTGCAATAAACTTAAGGTTTTGGAAAAAGTAGGTCTTGGTTATGTACAACTGGGTCAGTCCTCCAGTTCATTAAGTGGGGGAGAGCTGCAACGGCTAAAGCTGGCCTATTACCTAGAGAAGGAGCAGATAAGTCAACCTATTTTGTTTATATTCGACGAGCCTACTACTGGTCTCCATATGCATGATGTGCATAAATTACTAGTAGCCATGCATGCCTTAGTAGATAAGGGCCACTCTGTAGTGGTTATTGAGCACAACTTAGATGTCATTAAAAGTGCTGATTGGATAATAGATCTTGGCCCAGATGGAGGCGCTCAAGGTGGCCAAGTTGTTTTTACTGGGACTCCAGAGGCTTTGGTAGAGATACAAGGCAACCACACTGCCCACTATTTGCGAAATATAATAGATGGGTTACAAAGATAAAATTTATTATGCTTAATTACTTGCATGATATAAAATTTTATGTTATAATTGTAAAGGTACTTTAAACAAACCTGTTTTTAAATAGGTACGTTTTCATGATATGTAAAAATTAGTGCAATATATTGAAAGAGAATGCAGTGAGGGTTTGGATGGGTTCATATATTGTGGTATATTGCATCTATATAATTAAAACAAGTGGCTTGTAATTTTTGGGTTATCTTGTTTTTGTTGTATGGTTAAATAATTCGTTTTTAAAAATTTAGTAATTCATAAAAATTGGTTTTAGTAAAATGATATATAAAAAAATTGTAAATAACGTGCCATCGCTATCTAGTCTTCTTCTAGCGGGTATGGTATTTGGTGGATGTAAGGATGAGAAAGGTGCTGCTGATAATACTGATGCTGAAGTGGTTGCTGAGACTCAAGCTGATAATTCTACTGTTAGCAGCAAGGTTTCAATTGACTATACAAAGCTTTCAGATAAGCAACTTTGGTCTTTTTTAAAAATAGCGGGAGATGTTTTTAATTCTGTAGATTTAGGATATCTAAAAGATAAGCCACCTTATTTGGAACATAGTGAATTCGTAAAGATTAAAGATGGAAGTGAGGCTGCACAAAAATTATCAGACTACATAAAAGGTCACGCTAACTGGGGGACTAAGGAATGGAAAGAGGGATTTAAAAAATTGTCAAGTAAAAAAGTTGCAGGAGGCGGTAAAGGTGGTGATATCCAAAACAAAGCTGGCTGGGTAGAAGGTTTGGATAAGCTTATTAGGCCTATGTCTGTTTTTCATGAAGTTTATGTTCAACTCATTCGAGGAGGTCGAGATGTTAATGTAACAAAGTTGGAAGAAAAAGTAAATAGTCTTGTTGAGGAGATTTCAAAAGAAGGTACTTTTTCTAAAGGCCGAGAGTTTTTCAACCATGGTAAGCATATTCCCCGCAGTACTGATTCATTGACATCTGTTAAAGCTATAATTGAAGTAATTCAAAACCAAAGTGAAAATCCAAAGCAAATGTGGCTTTCTAAAGCTGCTCCTGGTGCTGCTGCTGGCGTGAATTGGAATATTGCAATACCAGATGATGTGAAAGTAAAAGGGAAAGATTCTTTACTTATTCCTGAAATTGCGCAAATTGTTATAAACACTAATAGTGAACTAGCAGAAGTGCAATTAAAGCAACTCTTTTTTGATTTGTTTGTGCGTGTGCAAGGTGACTTGTCTTTTATGGAAATGGGTCCTGTAGCAGGAAATAAATCTAATGTTAAATTAAAACCCGAAGCATTTGCTAAGCTTTATGATTTAGCAATAGGCGCAGGTACTGATTTTGCAGCTGGTTTAGTACAGCATATTAATAATGCTTGCACAAATAAATATGCAATCCAAGATCTTGAAGTTGTACGTTCGTTAATGGCTGAATTAAAGCCTGCTGATTATAAGTCACGTTCGGCTAAGCAGTTAATGGATCGCATTAACCTTGTCCGGGTAATGGCGCGGGTTCCTCATGGTCCTCCTGCTGATCGTGCAGCGATTATAGCTTATGGTGATGATGCTACCATCAATGCAAGTAATCATAGCTTTGTAAAAAAGCTTTGTAATAAGGTAGCGCGTTCATTTTCCCTTGTTGCCGATGGTGGTGCTGCTGTTGATGGCGTAAACCCCATTTTACAGTTAGGCGGCGCGTTCGACATAAATTCACAAGGTGGTGGTGCGAAGTTCGTAGATGCGATAATAGACAAGATCATTAAGCCAGAGTTGGATAAGTTAATTGTAAAGATTGATGTGGAAAATCCTGCTAAATATGAAACTACTCCTATTACTGATGGCCTTATAGGACTAATAAAAGAGTTAGGTGATAAGTTCTCTAAGGATCGTACTACAGATAAGATTTCTTATAAGGATATGGAAAAAGTTAGCGGTGACGGAGGATTTGATATAGATGTGCTTTCTAAAGTTGTTAAGGACGCTGGTACGGTTTTTCACTACATTTTTTCAAGTGTTCCTAGTATGATTTCCGGAGGGGCTGTAGCAAATGTCAAAGAGATTGAATCTCTGATTATAGATGCTAATGCGAAAGCAAAGTTGATGAGTACAATCAAGAGAGCTCGATATGATTATGAGATAGAGGATAAAAAGGAAAAGGAGGCTGAAGAATATAACAAAAAGTTAGAAGCTAAAGAAGCTGCCGCTCCTGCAGCATAGGTTTTTATCTTTGCTTTTTGTGGGAAAGTAAGAGTGGAAGTCAGCTTTTGTTGGCTTCCACTTTTTTTATATTTTCACCTATGCCTCTTAGACATACAACTAAATAAGCCTTAAACATATTAAAAAGACATCCATTGTGCGTCTTGTTTGAAAAAAATATTTTACCCATACCTAATTTTTTGCTATATTTCATACCAATGCAAAACGCTGAAAAAGTAGATTCAATATTTGAACATTTTTGGTTACTAAATGAAATCTAGATTAATACGAGAAAAATTTATTCAGTTTTTTACTGAAAGAAGCCACCACCACCAACCAGCTGCACCCATCGTAAATAAAGATGACCCCTCACTGCTTTTTGTAAATGCAGGGATGAACCCTTTTAAAGATATTATCCTCGGAAATCAGCCAAGTACCCATCCACGGGTAGTAACTGTACAACCTTGCTTGCGTGTTTCTGGTAAACATAATGACCTAGAAGAGGTAGGCGTAGATACCTACCACCATACCCTCTTTGAAATGCTAGGAAATTGGTCATTTGGAGACTACTTTAAGCAAGAAGCTATCCAATGGTCATGGGAACTGCTCACAGAAGTGTACAAACTTCCTAAAGATAGAATATATGTAACCATCTTTGCTGGAGACAAACAAGATGGCTTAGAAAAAGATCTGGAAGCAGCACAAATTTGGTCCCAATACCTACCTGAAAACCGTATTCTGCCCTTTGCTAAAAAGGATAACTTTTGGGAAATGGGTGCTCACGGACCCTGTGGCCCTTGCTCTGAAATTCATATAGACATCCGCTCCGAAGTAGAACGTAACGCTATACCTGCAGCTAACCTGGTAAATCAAGATCACCCACATGTAATCGAAATTTGGAATCTTGTTTTTATGCAATATAACCGATTAGCTTCTGGTAAATTGATAGATCTGCCCAATAAACATATCGATACGGGCATGGGTTTTGAACGGTTGGCTATGGTACTACAAGGCAAGCAGTCCAACTATGATACAGATATCTTTGTACCCCTTATAGCAAGAATCGAACAAATTTCTGGAAAGCAATACTGCCAAAATGAATCTATTGCCATTGCCATGCGTGTGATTGTAGATCACGTACGTGCCGTAGTTTTTGCCATTGCCGATGGGCAAGCTCCGTCTAACACAAAAGCGGGCTATGTCATGCGCCGCATTTTGCGTAGAGCTGTTCGTTATGGCTATAGCTATCTAGACATGCAACAACCCTTTATCTATCAGTTAGTATCTGTCTTGGTAGAACAAATGGAAGGTGTGTATGCAAATCTTACCTTGCAACAAGACTATATTGAACAAGTTATTCAAGCAGAAGAAACCGCTTTTTTAAAAACTTTGGCTGCTGGCTTGCATCTGTTAAATCAACTAGATAAAAATAAAATCAACCAAGGCATGATAGATGGTCGTGTTGCCTTTGAACTCTATGATACACATGGTTTTCCCCTAGACCTTACAGCCCTTATTGCAAAAGAAAAAGGACTGGTTGTAGATGAAATTGGTTTTCAGCAAGCACTCCAAGAACAAAAATCGCGTTCTCAAAAAGATGCCTTTGCCACCTACAGCGACTGGCATATAGTAAAACCAGGACTACATTCCCACTTTATAGGGTATGACCAATACCATGTCACTACAACTATAGTACAGTGGCGTAGCGTTAGCGATAAAAATGGTATGCGTTACCAGTTTGTATTAGAAAAAACGCCTTTCTATCCAGAAGGAGGCGGACAAGTGGCTGATGCCGGCTATATGGTATCTGGAAATGAAACCATCGTTGTTTTAGATGTACAAAAAGAGCATGGGTTAATCATCCATACCGTAGCTCAGCTGCCTACTGAGCTAGAAAGAGCTGTAGAGGCCTACATAGACATAGAAAAACGCACCCTTACTGCCAATAACCATACCGCTACCCATCTTTTACAAGCTGCACTTAAACAAATATTGGGGGAACATGTATATCAAAAGGGATCTCTCGTTACGCCCGCACTATTGCGGTTTGATTTTTCTTATCCTACTAAGTTATCTCCTGAACAAATTAAGGCAGTTGAAACCATTGTAAATGAAAAAATTAGGGAAAATATTGCTTGTGTAGCACAACACAATATTCCATTAGGAGCAGCTAAGGCAATGGGAGCACAAGCTTTATTTGGTGAAAAATATGGAGAAAAAGTTCGCGTTGTTGGTTTTGAAGGTTTTTCTATAGAACTTTGTGGGGGTACACATGTCCAATCTACAGGCCAAATTGGTCTCTTTAAGATGTTAAGTGATGTTTCCATAGGTACAGGAACACGTAGAATAGAGGCTATTACCGCCACTGCTACAGAAGCTTTTGTGGATAGACAATTATCTGTTTTAGGTGCAATAACTACATTGCTGACAAATTCAAAGGATCCAGTTAAGGCAGTAGAAACTTTGATACATGAGAAAAAGCAATTACAAAAACAACTGGCCCTTTATCACGAAAAGGAAATTAAGTATATTACAGACCAGCTCCAATCTAAATTGGAAGAGCTAAATGATGTATGTTGCTTGATTCAAGAGGTGCAAGTCCCTCATGCAGAAGCATTACGACAAATTGCCTTTCACTATAAACCACAACATGAACAAATGCTTGTAGTATTGGCTGCAAAGCTAGCAACGAAAGCACATATAGCGCTATTGCTATCAGATAGATTACAGAAACGTCTTGGCAAGAATGCCCATGATGTTATTAAATGTATAGCTCCATATATTGATGGTAATGGTGGGGGGCAAGCTTTTTTTGCAACTGCTAGAGGAGATAAACTAGAGGGAATCCCTATAGCTTTGCAAGCAGTTAGAACACTACTGGAAGTACTTGGTAAATAAATCAATATTGTTTTGTTTTATGCTATATTAGCTGTATTTCAAATGTTTATAGTATAAAATTATACATCCATCACGTTGCAGTTTTGTATATGGAGGGATAATTGTGTAAATTTGCTTATCTGCTGATAGATAATAGGCGGAGTATATAAAAGGGAAAAACATTTATTTAATTTTATGAACACGGATGTTTTAGAACTTACAGATGCTGATTTTCAAGATGTTATCAATCAACACGAACTTGTTTTGGTCGATTTTTGGGCACCATGGTGTGGGCCTTGTATGAAACTTAGTCCTATTATTGAACAATTGGCTATAGCCTATAAAGGGAAAGCTGTTATTAGCAAAATTAATGTAGATAATAATAGTAGATCGTTTTATAGATACTCTATTAAGACAATACCTACAGTATTGATTTTCCATAAAGCGTTTCAAATGGAACGGTTGGTGGGTGGAAACTTGCCTATAACTCAATTTGAAGAAGCTTTGAATAAGTATTTGGTTTAGCTAATGCTTATCCATCAGAATCTTATGTATTTTATAAAAGTGTCTGAATAGATGAATCCTGGATGATCAATTGTAAATTGGCAATTTTTCATTCAGTTACGTTTATTTTGGTACGCTGTAAATCTGTGTTTAGGTTCTAAACTGGTTTTGCGTTTTCCACACATGCAACAATATATTACTAAAAATTTACAAACTTTTGTCTTACACTTTGTAAAACAGTTCAAATGGCAATTTTTTGCTATGGCCTGTTTTCGAA
It contains:
- a CDS encoding 3'-5' exonuclease, with the translated sequence MYQKSNNQFTKKILFLDIETVSCTESYEALPEAMRLLWDKKSYALHARSTEQVDPACSFFNEAAIYAEFGKVIVIALGYFTNNEKGETELRIKGLQSHNEKELLENFKSILEQFTEQHLQLCAHNGKEFDFPYLCRRMIINNIAIPGVLNMGGKKPWEVPHLDTMEMWKFGDRKSFTSLHLMATIFGIVSSKEIMEGSEVNSYYYTKNDMETITKYCMQDVAVLAQVFCKLNGLPILSPEHIILT
- the uvrA gene encoding excinuclease ABC subunit UvrA, producing the protein MQMSVSSSTNLVLDNLSPKDFIIIKGARMHNLKNLSVAIPRNQFVVVTGLSGSGKSSLIFDTLFVEAQRMYIESLSSYARQFLGKLEKPAVDSILGVSPAVSIQQAVNNKNPRSTVGTVTELCDYLHLLYARIGTTYSPISGQKVSKDSVSDVVDYINQHEDGTKILILYPMVALKSKQDLLKKLRVEQGKGFTRVIQGEKIFDIEELLEEKTKLVLSKPIYGLVDRIMVKKNDQDNQYRIADSVQVAFFEGMGSAIVDVVGVEKKTFSDRFELDGITFEQPTTHFFSFNTPHGACKTCEGLGEVIGLDERKIIPNPALSVAAGAIAPWNSPTMRKWLNPLINQKIKLNFPIHTPYEQLSPSHKEILWEGRGDFAGLYRFFNFFDSQSHKIQYRVLSARYRGRILCPSCRGTRVRSDAQYVKINDRSIIDLLLIPIDQLIPFFDALSLTAREQQVVEQVLGEIKDRLHYLMQVGVGYLTLSRPITTLSGGEYQRIKLATALGSPLFGTIYILDEPTIGLHPRDTERLVEILLNLKHQGNTVIVVEHEPLVMHAADTLIEIGPEAGTHGGNLIFQGTVQALMQGNTTHTARYLTGVASIALPTQRRSAKKKLLIKHATIHNLKQVTVEIPLNTLTVVTGVSGSGKSSLIQEVLYPALEEYFERRVVHPGTQTFEYTNAVLAGDLYGIQSVKLVSQNPLGKSSRSNLATYMGMYDFIRDIFAKTDLARERRYHPGHFSFNSDKGQCVDCGGEGEQRIEMQFMADIYLPCETCKGSRFKPEILEVTYVGKHVAEVLSMTVDDALEFFADHTSICNKLKVLEKVGLGYVQLGQSSSSLSGGELQRLKLAYYLEKEQISQPILFIFDEPTTGLHMHDVHKLLVAMHALVDKGHSVVVIEHNLDVIKSADWIIDLGPDGGAQGGQVVFTGTPEALVEIQGNHTAHYLRNIIDGLQR
- the alaS gene encoding alanine--tRNA ligase, translating into MKSRLIREKFIQFFTERSHHHQPAAPIVNKDDPSLLFVNAGMNPFKDIILGNQPSTHPRVVTVQPCLRVSGKHNDLEEVGVDTYHHTLFEMLGNWSFGDYFKQEAIQWSWELLTEVYKLPKDRIYVTIFAGDKQDGLEKDLEAAQIWSQYLPENRILPFAKKDNFWEMGAHGPCGPCSEIHIDIRSEVERNAIPAANLVNQDHPHVIEIWNLVFMQYNRLASGKLIDLPNKHIDTGMGFERLAMVLQGKQSNYDTDIFVPLIARIEQISGKQYCQNESIAIAMRVIVDHVRAVVFAIADGQAPSNTKAGYVMRRILRRAVRYGYSYLDMQQPFIYQLVSVLVEQMEGVYANLTLQQDYIEQVIQAEETAFLKTLAAGLHLLNQLDKNKINQGMIDGRVAFELYDTHGFPLDLTALIAKEKGLVVDEIGFQQALQEQKSRSQKDAFATYSDWHIVKPGLHSHFIGYDQYHVTTTIVQWRSVSDKNGMRYQFVLEKTPFYPEGGGQVADAGYMVSGNETIVVLDVQKEHGLIIHTVAQLPTELERAVEAYIDIEKRTLTANNHTATHLLQAALKQILGEHVYQKGSLVTPALLRFDFSYPTKLSPEQIKAVETIVNEKIRENIACVAQHNIPLGAAKAMGAQALFGEKYGEKVRVVGFEGFSIELCGGTHVQSTGQIGLFKMLSDVSIGTGTRRIEAITATATEAFVDRQLSVLGAITTLLTNSKDPVKAVETLIHEKKQLQKQLALYHEKEIKYITDQLQSKLEELNDVCCLIQEVQVPHAEALRQIAFHYKPQHEQMLVVLAAKLATKAHIALLLSDRLQKRLGKNAHDVIKCIAPYIDGNGGGQAFFATARGDKLEGIPIALQAVRTLLEVLGK
- a CDS encoding thioredoxin family protein, translated to MNTDVLELTDADFQDVINQHELVLVDFWAPWCGPCMKLSPIIEQLAIAYKGKAVISKINVDNNSRSFYRYSIKTIPTVLIFHKAFQMERLVGGNLPITQFEEALNKYLV